The sequence CGGGCCACGCTGTCGAAGCCATCCGCCCGCATGCCGTTACGGGCAAGTGGTTCAATGGGCTGACCAGCGTTTCCGTGGATGCCCTGGCGGCGATTGCGGGCCGATCACCGAACCAGCGTGCCGCCGTGAAAGAGGCTCTGATCGCCGCCTACCCGGTGCCCCCGCCACCCGGTGATGAACGCCAGGACAGGGCGTGCCGAGACCTCGCGGAGCGGATTCACAGGGCTCTGTCGGATCTGACTGGAAAATCCGTGCCTTTCCCCGAGACCTACAACGCGCCCGCCCGGACCCTGTTGCAGAAGGCTTGGTGATGCTCCCAGACTCGTGGTGTGGCGCACCCGCGTGGACGGCATCTTCCACGAATCCATCCCCGCGATCCACGGTGACCGCGCGCTCATCCTTTGCTCGGACGGCTACCTGTATGCGTTTGAGTGAGCATGCCCCTCACCTTCAAAGTCTTTCCAAACCCGAGAATTGCTTCTTAATCCAACCCATGTATCGCCTCCTGCTCGTTTCATCAGCCCTTCTCATCTCCGCCTCCGCCGGGGTCGAGCGCCGCACCCTGAACAACGGCAATCTCATCCTTGAGGATATTCCCGAAATCCCTGCCCGGCTCGCGGACGACATGAACCAATACCAGAACGTCCGCTCCGCCGGTCACCTCGACTGGTCGCTGGACGGCAAGAGCATGTTCATCGCCACACGCTTCGGCGAAGTCAGCCAGATCCACCGTGTGGACGCACCCGGTGGAGCCCGCCACCAGCTCACGTTTTTCAAGGAGCCGGTAAGCAGCACCTCCCGGCGCCCCAAGCACCACCAGCTCATTTTCTCAATGGATACAGGCGGAAGCGAGTTCACCCAGCTCTACCTGTTTGATCCAAGCAACGGCACCAGCCGTATCCTCACCGACGGAAAATCCAGAAACGGGGGTGCGAGCTGGGATCGTGAAGGCCGCTTCCTCGCCTACCAAAGCACGAAGCGCAACGGTGCGTCCAACGACATCTGGATGATGCAGCCGGACGAACCGGGCACCGACCGAATCCTTCTGGAATCCCCCGACGGCACGTTCTGGGGGCCGTCAGGATTTTCGGAAAAGAAACCGCTCCTCATCGTGCAGAACTACATCAGCGCGGTGAAGTCCCGCCTTCATCTGCTCGATACCGAAACGAGGAAGCTCACCCTCTTTGCCGGCGACAGTGACTCGCCCGGCCGCAACCTCGGCGCTTCCTTCGACCCCACCGAAGAGGGCCTGTTTTTCCTCACCGATCTCGGCGGCGAATTTCTCCAGCTCGCCCATCGCAAGCTCGCGGACGGAAGCGAAACATCCATCATCACCAAGGACATCCCATGGGACGTGACCTCCTATGCGCTGAGCGAGGATCGCAAGCGTGCCGCCTTCGTCACCAACGAGGACGGCCTGAGCCGCCTCTACCTGCTCGACCCCGTGACATTCCGATACAAGTGCCTTGAGAACCTCCAGGTCGGCCTGCTCGGCGGGATCAATTTCAGCCCCGACGGCAAACGCCTCGCGATGACGATGAACAGCGCCAAGACGCCGTCCGATGCCTTCGTGCTGACACTCGGGTCCGGCCCGCTCGATGCGGGCACGCTCATACGCTGGACATACTCCGAAGTCGGCGGCCTCGACACCGAGACATTCAGCGAGCCGGAACTCATCCGCTACCCTACTTTCGATCAGGTTGACGGCAAGCCGCGCACGATCCCCGCCTTCGTTTACAAACCGAAAAGCGACGGCCCGCACCCTGTGGTCATCTCGATCCACGGCGGGCCGGAGGCCCAGTCGAGGCCAGGGTTCAGCGGCGGCACCCAGCTATGGATCGACCAGCTCGGCACGGCGGTGATCTTTCCCAATGTCCGCGGCTCCGCCGGCTACGGAAAGGAGTTCCTCAACCTCGACAACGGCTTCAAGCGCGAGGATTCCGTGAAAGACATCGGGGCGCTGCTCGACTGGATCGCCACCCAGCCCGACCTTGACGAAAACCGCGTCGCGGTGATCGGCGGCAGCTACGGCGGATACATGGCCCTCGCCTGCGCCGTCCATTACAGCGACCGGCTCAAGGCCTCCATCGATGTGGTCGGGATCTCGAATTTCCTGACCTATCTCAAGAACACCGAAGGCTACCGGCGCGACCTCCGTCGCGTCGAATACGGTGACGAACGCGATCCTGCGATGCGGGCCCATCTCGAAAAGATCAGCCCCCTCACCAACGTCGATAAGATCAAAATCCCGCTCTTCGTCGTGCAGGGTGAGAACGATCCCCGCGTCCCCGTCACGGAGGCAGAGCAGGTCGTCAAGGCCGTGCGCGCCCAAGGGCAGAAGGTCTGGTATATGAACGCCCTCAACGAAGGGCACGGATACAGGAAAAAGGAAAACGCCGACATCTTCACCCAGGCCGTCGTCCTCTTCCTGAAACAGAACCTATGATTTCTTCCGCAGCCCGGTAAGGCCGGATGGAGATGCGCCAGCCGGGGCAAGCGACGGCCTTGGGTTGGCTCTTCCCTACATCCCGGTTGTCAGGGCTGGCGAGTTTCAAAAGTAGTTCCGGCATCGGATCGAGGACACCTCGGAAAACCGCCCCATCATTTGGTGGTAAGTTTCATGAATGATGATGATGGCGGGGTCGTGCTTCGGATCATCGCAGAAACTCACGTGGCGCGCGCCAGCACATCGATGCGGGCCTTCCGCTCGCCGGTCTTGCCGGGATCCGCGCCCGCTTCATGGGGTCATCAGGATCACGAACGGCTTGGCGACTGAGAACTCGAAATCCATTCCTTCGAACAGAGCCCGGCAAACGGCCGATGATTCCGGAGAAATGGATTCTCGTTTTTTCTTTCATGACGAGATCGGAGCTATTTCTGTTTCTGATACCATTGCTTGTTTCCCGCGAACCGGCCTTCGGGGTGGAACTTGTAGATCACGCGGAGATCCCTCTGCATGTAGTAGGTCTCCTTGGTTTTTCCGAAATCCACGAGGATCGTGTTTCCGGAAATTTTGTAGGTGAAAGGGCGGCTGGTGTTCTTCGGATCGGTTCGTGTGCCCGCTCCGCCCGCCTGGAATGCCAGCGTGTCGGTCTCGCCCTTCCATTGCCCTGCTATGGCGGCCGGCTTGATTTCATCCACCGGGAAAAAGGGGCTCAGGATCCTGTCAAGCTTGGCGGGCAGGGCATCGACCTTCGATTTTTCGAGCTTGAGATTCTCCGCATACAGCCCGGCGATTTTCAGTGTGGTCGCCTTGTATTCCGCGGGATAGCGGGGGTTGAAATACCCGTGGTTCATCTCCGGAAAGATGACGGCCTCGGCTTGCCCGCCTTGCCCGCGGAGCTTTTCCGCGAAGCGGATGCTCTGGGAGGAATGGGTCAGGATGTCCTTGCCGCCGTGGAAGAGCAGGGTCGCGGGCGGGTTTTTCCGGATGTGATGGAACGCGGAGGACGCGAGCTTCTGCTCCGGTGACGAGAGGCCGAAGAGAGAGCACGCCTTTTCATCCGGGAAGAGGGACTCCTTGTTGTTGGTGAAATCATAGACCCCGAAAAGCCCGACATAGGCCGCGCACGAGGGCATTTCCTGGGCGAGCATGGCGGACAATGGGGTTCCCGCCGAGCCGCCGGTGAAGGCGATGAGCGAGGTATCCGCCTTGTAGGTGGCAGCCCGTGCCTCGAACCATTGGATCGACGCGCGCAGGTCTTCCATGGCGAGCTTGAATGTCCCCTTCTGCACCTTGCAGCGGTAGGCGAGGCCGACATAGACGATGCCCAGTTCGTCGCTGAGGAACTTCGCTTCGGGCGGGACGCTTGCGGGAGGAACCACCGTTTCCGTGCCGCCGTTCCAGCCTCCGCCGTGCACGTTGTAAACGACGGGGAAGGGCCCCTTGCCTGACGAAGGGGTGATGATGAGGATGGGGATCTCGATGCCATTGACGCTCATCACAATGTCCCGGGTTTCCTGCGCGGCGCCGAGCGGCATCAGCAGGCAGGCGAGCAGGGCAAATGTCAGTTTCATGGATGATCGTTCGTTGGGTTCACCGGCAAGGCTGCCGGGCTTTCCCCGGTTGGGCGGGCCGTCGGCGAGAAGGATTTTTTCACGGGATGGGATCGTGATTACTCCTCGGCATTGATGAAGGGGACGGGCGGTCGCGGGCCATCGGGGCGGATGGTTTTGAAAACGGCTTGCAGCGTCGCCTTGGCGGCGGCGGCTTGGGGATCGGATGGGTCGGCGGGTTTCTCAAAAGGGAGGGCGCGGGCGTCGATCAATTTGCCGTTGTCGCGGAAGAGGCGGAAGCTGCCATCGAAGAGGGTTTCGCCGCCGAGTCTCCGGCTGAGCGCGTTGTGCGTCCATGGGCGGGGGATGCCGCTTTTGCCGTGGATCTGCGGCACGAGGCTGCGGCCATCGATGGCGATGGACGAGGGGATTTCCGTGCCGGTGAGTTCGCAGAAGGTGGGGAAAAGATCGACGACATCGACGAGGTCGTCGCAGACCTTGCCGGAGGGTAAGGAAGACGGCCCCCACACGAGGAGGGGGACGTGGCTGCCGCCGTCGTTGAGCTGGTTTTTGCCGCCGTTGACCTTGCCGGCGGTGGTGTGGCGGGTGTGTTCGCCCTCGCCCGGTTGCCCGGCTTTCGGGTTCTGGAAATCGGGTTCCCAGGTGCCGTTGTCGCCCATGAAAAAGACGTAGGTGTTGTCCCGGATGCCGAGGGCATCGACCTCGTCCAGAAGGCGCCCCACCAGCTTGTCCATGTAGTGGATGAAGTGCGGGAGGCTGGGCTTGCGCTTGAGTTTGCGATCGTCGGGGGTTTCCACGATGGGCCAGTGGGGGAGCAGCTCGTTGTGGACGATGAGGAACGGTTTTCCTTCCGCCTTGGCCGTGCGCATCTGAGCAATGACATAATCCGCGAGGACGTCCGGGCCGAAGCGGTCGGCGATGTCCTCTCGGATTTTGCCGTCCTGGTTGAAGGTCGGATTCCAGTGGCGGTCGGTTTTCTCACCGTCGCGCCAGATTTGCCAGGCGCACCAGGAGTCGAAACCGGCGTCGCGGATGTGGTTCGGGTGCCGCTGGAGGGTGGCGAGCTGCCATTTTCCGGTGAGGCTGGTCTCGTAGCCATTGGCGCGGATCTGTTGGGCGAAAGTCGGCATTTTCCGAAAATCCACCGCCTTGTCCGTGCCCAGGTGAACCGATAACACCGTGTCGTGCCCGTGCCGGTTGACATACAGCCCGGTGTGGAGGCTGACGCGCGAAGGCGTACAGACGGGGCTGGTGTAGGCGCGGCTGAAACGGAGGCCTTGTCCGGCCATGCGGTTGAGGTTGGGCGTTTCAAAATCCTGCCCGCCGTAGCAGTTGAGAGCCTCGTAACCGATGTCGTCGGCGAAGATCAGGAGGATATTCGGCGCTGCCGAGAGAGGAGTTGGTGTCAGGCAGAAGATGGCCGTGCACCAACCCGCCAGTTTCAGGTTCGATAGGGTTTTCATGAAAGAGTAGCCGCTGTTTATGGGTTGGAGAGATCGCCGGCAAGGCTGCCGGGTTTGCCCCAGTCCGGCGGGCGGTCCACGAAGGCCGGCACATGATAGCCGACCTCCTTGGCGAGGCGGTCATGCTCGGCGAGCAGCTTCGCCTTGAGGGGTGCGGCGGCGGGATCGTTGATGAGGTTGCGGGTTTCGTAGGGATCCGCCTTGAGATCGAAGAGTTCCGTCCACTGCCTGAACCCGCGGTATTTGATCAGCTTGGCGTCCTTGGTGCGCACGGCGGTGATGTCCGGCACGCGGGTGCCCTTCTGGTTTTCGGTGAAATATTCATAGAACCAGCTTTTCCTCCATGCGGGATCCTCCCCGGTGAGCAAAGGGCGCCAGCTGCGGCCCTGCATTTCCGGATGTGGGGAAACGCCTGCGAAATCCAGGAGCGATTTCGCCAGATCAAGGTTGAGCACCATTTCGTCAACGGTGCGTCCACGAGCTTTTTCGCCCAGGGCCGGGTAGCGAACGATGAACGGGACGCGGAGGCTTTCCTCGTAGGCGCTGCGCTTGTCGCCGGTGGCGTGCGCGCCGAGGTAGAAGCCGTTGTCGGAGGTGAAGACGACGATCGTGTCCGATGCGGAACCGGACTCATCGAGCGCCTTGAGCAAGCGGCCGATGCAGTCGTCCATCGCGGTGACGCAGCGGAAATAATTGAGGTTTGTGGGCTCTTTTTTCGGAACGGGTTTCGCCGCGCGCACAGGGTTCGGAGCGTAGATCGGCGGGGTGTTGACGTTCGGCACAGTCCGGGACAATTCGCCTGTGTAGAGATCCTTTGCGCGATCCGGCGGCTCCCATGGCTGGTGGGGGGTTTTGAAACCGAGGATGAGCGACCATGGCTTGGCGGAGGCTTTCTGCTTTTCGATGAAATCGATCGCATAGTCCGTCGCCACGTCGTCCACCCAGCCCTTGGTGGGCGTGTTCTTGCCATCGACGATGTAAGGGCAGTCCTGGTAGCGCCCATGGCCCACGTAGGTGGCGGCATAGTCGAATCCCGGGCGCTCGCGCTGACTGCCCATGTGCCACTTGCCGACGTAGGCGGTGGTGTATCCGGCGCTCCGAAGCAGCGTGGCGTGGGTGATGTTTTTGACCGGAAAGGGGCGGAAGTTCGAGGCGATGCCGTTGCCTGCGTCATGGTTGTAGCGTCCGGTCAGGTTCACCGCGCGGCTCGGGGAGCAGAGCGAGTTGTTCACGAAGGCATTGCGGAAACGAACGCCCTCGGCGGCGAGGCGGTCGAGGTTCGGGGTCTTGAGCCAAGGGAATCTCCCTTTTTCGCCCAGTTCCTTTTGCACCACCGAGAGAGCCTCGTAGGATTGGTCGTCCGTGTAGATGAAGAGGATGTTGGGTCTGGCTTGGCCCTGGGCTTCGGCTGCGCGCAGGGCGCATGGCAGCGCCGTGAGGATGATGGCAAAGAGGGTGGTGAACGGTGTGTGCATGGCCATGGTCTAGTTCGCGTTTTGAAATCCTGTTGCGAGCAGTTTGCGCAACTCCCCGGAGGTTTCCGCATACCCGGGCTTTCCGCCCAGGTTGTGGTATTCTCCCGTGTCTGCGTTGTGGTCGTAAAGCTCAATGCCGTCCTTTCCATCCTTGCCCCACTCCGTGTAGCGCCAGCGCTGGGTGCGGACGCTGCGCCCGACCGTTTTGCCTCGGTTCACCTGGGTGTAGGCCGCCTTTTTCCCCGGCAGCTTCGGGTCTTCCAGCACCGCGCGGAAGCTTTCGCCGGAAAGGGGATGCGGAGCCTTCAGGCCGGCGCAGTCGATGAGGGTCGGATAGATGTCAACGAACTCGATGAGCGCATGGGTAGGCTGCCCCATGCCCTTTGCGCCGGGCACCCATGCCATCATCGGAGCGCCGGCGCACCTTTCGTAAACGGTCACCTTGTTCCACCACTCGTGCTCGCCGAGGTGATAGCCGTGGTCGCCGATGAGGACGACGATCGTATCATCCCATAGCTTGAGGCGATCCATCGCGTCGAAGACTTTCCCAAGCTGCGCGTCGGTGAAGCTGACGCATGCCTGGTAGGCGCGCTTGAATTCGCGGCGCTCCCTGTCGGTGAACGATGCGAAGTCGGTGTGGTTCGGGATCGCATACCTGACCTGCTCGGAGCGGTCGTCGGGCTCCACCGCGAGCTTGGTTTCACCCTCCGGATAGAGATCGAAGTATTTTTTCGGCGCGATGAACGGGTCATGCGGCTTGTGGAATCCGAGTCCAAGGAAGAACGGCTTGTCGTGGTGTTCCTCAAGGATGCGGACGGCGGCCTTCGCGTTCAGCCCGTCCGCCTGATCCTCATCCCCGCCTGCCGCAGCCAGCCATGTGCACCATGGGATTTTTCCGTGGGTCAGGTTTCGCCCTTCACCCGTGCGTCCCAGCTTGGTGGCATCTTTCGTGCCGTCGTAGAAATGCTGCCACGAAAGCGGATCCTCGAAGAGCACCTGCTTGCCGTCCCTTGGTTCCGCGAGGTGGAAGATCTTGCCGATTCCCGCAGTGAAATATCCGTTCTGGCGGAACAGCTGCGGCAGGCTGACCAAATCCGCCATGGCCTTCCGGAAAGGAAGGGTGTTCGTCACGATGCCGGTCTCATCGGGCCGCTTGCCCGAAAGGAAAGACGACCGGCTCGGATTGCAGACGGGATACTGCGCATAGCCATTGTGGAACAGGACGCCCTTCTTCGCCAATCTGTCGATGTTCGGTGAGATGACCTCTTCAACGCCGTAACAGCCGAGCTCGGTGCGCAGGTCATCGACCACGATGAAAATGACGTTTCTCGGCTTCGCAGCCTCGGCACCGGAAATCGGCATTGAGCAGAGCGCCGATACGAGCGCAGACGTCACGAGATATTTCATTCTAACGATTGTTGTCATGCGGGGAACCCCCCTTCCGACCACGCTTTGGCCTGACATTATAGCAAACGTATTGCTCCATCTAGTCCACAATACGACGACAAAACTAAACCTGCAGGATCGGTTGCCCTCATCGGCCAATCAGGAAACCAAATGCTGCTACAACATGCAGTGAGGAAAACGGTCGGGACGGCCAGATTGACTCCACTCCGTTCCGTCTAAGCTATTTCAAAAAATCCTCCTCCGGATTTTTATAAGAGAAATTGCTCCGCTACGCGCGGCGGAGGCGTTCGATCGTTTCGCAGCGCGAAAGAGTTCTCACTGCCTGTCCCCGCCGAATAAAAAAACCACCCGACAAGGGGTGGTTTCTTAAAAATGGTCGGGACGGCCAGATTCGAACTGACGACATCCTGCTCCCAAAAGAGACCGTTTATCAACGATTGCTGGCACTGATTAGACCATTCGTTGTCATGGACACCATGTTCGGACCATTCCTGACTTTTAGGGTTGATTCGGTGACAATTTTACGTGCCGGTCACTCCCGGCTTTATCATGCCGATCGCAAGTTTGTGGGCTTCCCTGACGGTGCGCACCAATCGCCTTTGTGCGTCGCTGGCCTTGCCTTCCAGATACGTTCTCGTCATGTCGCGCAAGCGCCCTGAAGTGAGGGTTTTGCCGCCGTGGATCAGATTTCAATTTCGGATTCCCGACTCGGCCAGCGTCTTGGAAACGATGCGAAAACCGGCCTCGCTGGCGCGGTTACCCGTGCGCAAGGCCTCGACTTCCGCCGGAGTCTTGATCTGCCGCTCGGGGAAAGGCCCGTTGTCATCGGGATATCGAGAGTCATACCGGCTTCACGCAAGCCGATCATCGGATCACCAGAGGCTAGTCTCGGTTACCGGTGACTGTCACGGCGTGTTCCGCGCCAACCGGCATGGTCTGATCGTAGAGCACATTTTCTCGAGTGTCGGTGACAACCAACCGGATCGCATGGCCGCTGCGGCTGACATCCAGCGTATGGATGCCGCCGTAGCCGTGCAGGCGCCCGATTCTCATCGATGCCCACCCGTCGGGGAGCCGTGGTGTCGCTGCGAATGAGCGGAATCCGGTCGGCCTGAGCCCGAACATCCCTTCGATGAAAATCCTTGCGTAGAGACAGCTCTCGCCGGATAGGTGGGACATTCCGTGTTCGGGGAAAGCCTCGACCGCGTAAGGGACGTGACTGCCAAGCAGCCGTTGCCGGGTAAAGCTATCCAAGTATTGAATCCCCCGCTCGGTGTCTCCGGCGATGAACGTGGCGCGCAGGGCGAATAGGGTGGATCGATCCCAAAAGGTCTTGTCCTTGGCATCGGTGCGCAGCCCGTCGGAAGTCCACAACTCAGGGGAATAGACGGCATCGAGGGTGCCCTTTGCGCGATCCGTGATGCCGTAGGCCAGCGGCAGGCAGATCCAAGCCCGGAGGTTTTCCAAGCCCTCGTGGTAGCGGTAGGTTTCGAATCCGGAAACTGTCGCCCCGAAATGTTTCTCTATCGCCGCCCGCAGTTCCTCCGCCCGCTTCTGATAGATTTTGGCGCGTTCATCGGGCAATCCGAGCTCGCGGGAAAGATGGGTGGCGGAAACAAGGGCATCATAGGCTAGCGATGAGGTCGCAAGGTTGGTCTTGCCGGCTGAGAAACGGTTCTCCAGTTCATCGGAGTCCGAGGCGATCACTCCGTCCGCTGTTTTTTTCCGATCGCAGTATTCGAGGCACCATTCAATGAGCGGCCAGACTTCGTTTGCGATCTCCCTGTCGCCGCAGGTGAGGGCGAAACGCGTCGCTCCCTGCGCGACCATTG comes from Akkermansiaceae bacterium and encodes:
- a CDS encoding S9 family peptidase — its product is MYRLLLVSSALLISASAGVERRTLNNGNLILEDIPEIPARLADDMNQYQNVRSAGHLDWSLDGKSMFIATRFGEVSQIHRVDAPGGARHQLTFFKEPVSSTSRRPKHHQLIFSMDTGGSEFTQLYLFDPSNGTSRILTDGKSRNGGASWDREGRFLAYQSTKRNGASNDIWMMQPDEPGTDRILLESPDGTFWGPSGFSEKKPLLIVQNYISAVKSRLHLLDTETRKLTLFAGDSDSPGRNLGASFDPTEEGLFFLTDLGGEFLQLAHRKLADGSETSIITKDIPWDVTSYALSEDRKRAAFVTNEDGLSRLYLLDPVTFRYKCLENLQVGLLGGINFSPDGKRLAMTMNSAKTPSDAFVLTLGSGPLDAGTLIRWTYSEVGGLDTETFSEPELIRYPTFDQVDGKPRTIPAFVYKPKSDGPHPVVISIHGGPEAQSRPGFSGGTQLWIDQLGTAVIFPNVRGSAGYGKEFLNLDNGFKREDSVKDIGALLDWIATQPDLDENRVAVIGGSYGGYMALACAVHYSDRLKASIDVVGISNFLTYLKNTEGYRRDLRRVEYGDERDPAMRAHLEKISPLTNVDKIKIPLFVVQGENDPRVPVTEAEQVVKAVRAQGQKVWYMNALNEGHGYRKKENADIFTQAVVLFLKQNL
- a CDS encoding M24 family metallopeptidase; translation: MTRTYLEGKASDAQRRLVRTVREAHKLAIGMIKPGVTGT
- a CDS encoding alpha/beta hydrolase fold domain-containing protein; the encoded protein is MKLTFALLACLLMPLGAAQETRDIVMSVNGIEIPILIITPSSGKGPFPVVYNVHGGGWNGGTETVVPPASVPPEAKFLSDELGIVYVGLAYRCKVQKGTFKLAMEDLRASIQWFEARAATYKADTSLIAFTGGSAGTPLSAMLAQEMPSCAAYVGLFGVYDFTNNKESLFPDEKACSLFGLSSPEQKLASSAFHHIRKNPPATLLFHGGKDILTHSSQSIRFAEKLRGQGGQAEAVIFPEMNHGYFNPRYPAEYKATTLKIAGLYAENLKLEKSKVDALPAKLDRILSPFFPVDEIKPAAIAGQWKGETDTLAFQAGGAGTRTDPKNTSRPFTYKISGNTILVDFGKTKETYYMQRDLRVIYKFHPEGRFAGNKQWYQKQK
- a CDS encoding sulfatase codes for the protein MAMHTPFTTLFAIILTALPCALRAAEAQGQARPNILFIYTDDQSYEALSVVQKELGEKGRFPWLKTPNLDRLAAEGVRFRNAFVNNSLCSPSRAVNLTGRYNHDAGNGIASNFRPFPVKNITHATLLRSAGYTTAYVGKWHMGSQRERPGFDYAATYVGHGRYQDCPYIVDGKNTPTKGWVDDVATDYAIDFIEKQKASAKPWSLILGFKTPHQPWEPPDRAKDLYTGELSRTVPNVNTPPIYAPNPVRAAKPVPKKEPTNLNYFRCVTAMDDCIGRLLKALDESGSASDTIVVFTSDNGFYLGAHATGDKRSAYEESLRVPFIVRYPALGEKARGRTVDEMVLNLDLAKSLLDFAGVSPHPEMQGRSWRPLLTGEDPAWRKSWFYEYFTENQKGTRVPDITAVRTKDAKLIKYRGFRQWTELFDLKADPYETRNLINDPAAAPLKAKLLAEHDRLAKEVGYHVPAFVDRPPDWGKPGSLAGDLSNP
- a CDS encoding sulfatase, translating into MTTIVRMKYLVTSALVSALCSMPISGAEAAKPRNVIFIVVDDLRTELGCYGVEEVISPNIDRLAKKGVLFHNGYAQYPVCNPSRSSFLSGKRPDETGIVTNTLPFRKAMADLVSLPQLFRQNGYFTAGIGKIFHLAEPRDGKQVLFEDPLSWQHFYDGTKDATKLGRTGEGRNLTHGKIPWCTWLAAAGGDEDQADGLNAKAAVRILEEHHDKPFFLGLGFHKPHDPFIAPKKYFDLYPEGETKLAVEPDDRSEQVRYAIPNHTDFASFTDRERREFKRAYQACVSFTDAQLGKVFDAMDRLKLWDDTIVVLIGDHGYHLGEHEWWNKVTVYERCAGAPMMAWVPGAKGMGQPTHALIEFVDIYPTLIDCAGLKAPHPLSGESFRAVLEDPKLPGKKAAYTQVNRGKTVGRSVRTQRWRYTEWGKDGKDGIELYDHNADTGEYHNLGGKPGYAETSGELRKLLATGFQNAN
- a CDS encoding sulfatase-like hydrolase/transferase gives rise to the protein MKTLSNLKLAGWCTAIFCLTPTPLSAAPNILLIFADDIGYEALNCYGGQDFETPNLNRMAGQGLRFSRAYTSPVCTPSRVSLHTGLYVNRHGHDTVLSVHLGTDKAVDFRKMPTFAQQIRANGYETSLTGKWQLATLQRHPNHIRDAGFDSWCAWQIWRDGEKTDRHWNPTFNQDGKIREDIADRFGPDVLADYVIAQMRTAKAEGKPFLIVHNELLPHWPIVETPDDRKLKRKPSLPHFIHYMDKLVGRLLDEVDALGIRDNTYVFFMGDNGTWEPDFQNPKAGQPGEGEHTRHTTAGKVNGGKNQLNDGGSHVPLLVWGPSSLPSGKVCDDLVDVVDLFPTFCELTGTEIPSSIAIDGRSLVPQIHGKSGIPRPWTHNALSRRLGGETLFDGSFRLFRDNGKLIDARALPFEKPADPSDPQAAAAKATLQAVFKTIRPDGPRPPVPFINAEE